The sequence below is a genomic window from Physeter macrocephalus isolate SW-GA unplaced genomic scaffold, ASM283717v5 random_668, whole genome shotgun sequence.
ctctccctctgcctaGGGCTCCCGGTCTCTGCACGCACCCCTCAAGCAAACTAGGACTGAAGAAAGtcccaccccgcctccccagcCACGCCGCCAGCCTCCAGCTCCGCCCGGGAGGGGCCTCCTCCCCAGAGGCGACAAGGAAACGCGGGTGGTGGTTCCAGCAGCCTCCTCCCGCACCCCGCGAGGGGCCTGGACCCCGGGGAGGGCGGACCCGCGCGGCCCCGAAGGgacacctccctctcccccaccctccggCGACGGCGGGTCTTGGCAGGGAGCGTGCTCTCCGCGGGTCCTCGGGAGCCTCGGGGAGCCCGGGGGCCGCCCGGGTCTGGGTGCAGCGTCTCCCGGGGGCGGGCGGAGGTCGGCGCTGCGGCGCGCCCCTGGGGGACACTCACGATGGTCACGCTGGCTTTGCGCAGGTCGCGGTTCTCCTCCTGCAGCGCCTTGCACTTGAGTTTGTAGGTCTCCAGCTCGATCTTGAGCACCTTGTTCTCCTGCTGCAGCGAGGCCAGGCGGTTGGTGAGCTCCTCCAGGCGGAACGGCGAGATGACAATGCCCCCCGACTTCCCaccgccgccgcctcccccgc
It includes:
- the LOC114485140 gene encoding coiled-coil domain-containing protein 6-like, which encodes MADSASESDTDGAGGNSGSSAAMPSSCSSTSGAGGGGGGGGGGGGGKSGGIVISPFRLEELTNRLASLQQENKVLKIELETYKLKCKALQEENRDLRKASVTIVSVPQGRAAAPTSARPRETLHPDPGGPRAPRGSRGPAESTLPAKTRRRRR